From the genome of Neodiprion pinetum isolate iyNeoPine1 chromosome 3, iyNeoPine1.2, whole genome shotgun sequence, one region includes:
- the LOC124214335 gene encoding uncharacterized protein, which yields MLKATEKFDEALGNIVNIIVSYDMGWSKRGNGRSYDSLNGYGAIIGFFSGKVLDFATRNRKCKFCDAGRSKEDHDCRLNFQGSAKAMEPDVGAELVNRSTVLKDAGLNVRVLIGDEDSSTIAAVRRGNSQQIFKLADTNHLRKHFVSELYELQKTYKEMKKKEAIPHLKKCFGYAVAQNKGKSVELANCLRSIPDHFFNRHDNCGHWCLRRCDSSGVQKVVFQDPGLYEKLNGIFTKYANNAAKFSVAASSQANESLNNIMSHKAPKNRCYSLSESADFRFSSAVCNKNEGDSYLLAVSEKVRVSPGKNTATFVEKNQVKRSERASKAKLPSTKSRRNVLADQRQALRKKAEQVEGIQYQSNCGFDMETDDLWNNIAEDMDNNNMENALPVDSNFIFFDLETSGLHKSADILQIAAKCGESTFSEYANPSQPITPSATAITGLRNVAGELFLYDKRLPSIPIHEVLRKFQEWLVFFQPCILVAHNAKFDTPRLLQAFKKNSMIVDLKKVIVAFADTLVILKKLHPERKGPGMFKLSRLAEDLLHVEPNEKFHEASYDVDILEKIASTIPKEKLIANSKSFTQCFVHEARLKKAAVLERSLNVFKGVISPGMIKKIASAGIDNSEIQKVYAESGRDGIVRLLSTNHTDKKPRVTKDKKILEKILVFLETNQSSV from the coding sequence ATGTAAATTCTGTGATGCGGGTCGATCCAAAGAAGATCACGATTGTCGGTTGAACTTCCAAGGAAGCGCTAAAGCCATGGAACCTGATGTTGGGGCTGAGTTGGTGAATCGAAGCACTGTTCTGAAAGATGCAGGACTCAATGTTCGAGTTTTAATCGGAGATGAAGATAGTTCTACCATCGCGGCAGTACGTCGAGGAAATTCGCAACAAATTTTTAAGTTAGCCGACACGAATCACCTCCGAAAACACTTCGTCAGTGAATTGTATGAACTACAAAAAACTTacaaagagatgaaaaaaaaagaagctatCCCTCATCTCAAAAAGTGCTTCGGATACGCAGTAGCGCAAAACAAAGGAAAATCTGTGGAACTAGCCAACTGCCTTCGTAGCATACCTGaccattttttcaatcgacaCGACAACTGTGGACATTGGTGCCTTCGTCGCTGTGATAGTTCAGGCGTTCAAAAAGTTGTGTTTCAAGATCCAGGGCTGTACGAGAAACTGAAcggaattttcaccaaataCGCCAATAACGCTGCGAAATTCTCGGTCGCAGCGTCAAGCCAAGCCAACGAAAGCCTGAACAATATAATGTCCCATAAAGCTCCGAAAAATCGGTGCTATAGCCTTAGCGAATCGgctgattttcgattttcaagtgctgtctgtaataaaaatgaggGTGATAGTTATTTACTTGCTGTTTCGGAAAAAGTTCGAGTTTCACCCGGGAAAAATACTGCAACATTTGTAGAGAAAAACCAAGTGAAACGTTCGGAAAGAGCGTCAAAAGCAAAGTTGCCCAGCACAAAAAGCCGCAGAAATGTACTGGCTGATCAAAGACAGGCTTTGCGAAAGAAGGCAGAGCAGGTGGAAGGAATTCAGTATCAATCAAACTGTGGCTTTGACATGGAAACCGACGATCTGTGGAATAATATTGCTGAAGACATGGACAACAACAATATGGAGAACGCATTGCCAGTGGATTCAAACTTCATATTCTTCGACTTGGAAACTTCGGGCCTTCACAAATCAGCAGACATTCTCCAAATTGCTGCTAAGTGCGGTGAGTCTACTTTTTCGGAATATGCCAATCCTTCTCAACCAATTACACCCAGCGCAACGGCAATCACGGGCTTGAGAAATGTCGCTGGAGAATTATTTCTCTATGATAAAAGACTACCGTCGATTCCCATTCACGAAGTGCTACGGAAATTCCAAGAATGGTTAGTCTTTTTTCAACCATGCATTCTTGTGGCGCACAATGCTAAATTTGACACTCCGCGGTTACTGCaagctttcaaaaaaaattctatgatAGTCGATCTAAAAAAAGTCATCGTTGCATTCGCCGACACTCTCGTCATTCTAAAGAAGCTTCATCCTGAAAGAAAAGGTCCCGGGATGTTCAAACTTTCCAGGCTCGCTGAAGATCTACTTCACGTTGAAccaaacgaaaaatttcacgaagcATCATACGACGTCGATATTCTCGAAAAAATTGCTTCCACTATtccgaaagaaaaattaattgcgaATAGCAAATCTTTCACGCAATGTTTTGTTCACGAAGCTCGTTTGAAAAAAGCAGCGGTACTCGAACGATCTCTGAATGTTTTTAAGGGTGTTATTTCTCCaggaatgattaaaaaaatagcaaGTGCTGGAATTGACAATAGTGAAATACAAAAAGTATATGCAGAAAGTGGAAGAGACGGTATAGTACGATTATTGTCAACCAACCACACAGACAAAAAACCTCGTGTCacgaaagacaaaaaaatcttGGAAAAGATTCTCGTATTTCTAGAAACCAACCAAAGCTCAGtctag